A single Oscillospiraceae bacterium DNA region contains:
- the madL gene encoding malonate transporter subunit MadL codes for MIYGVALLSFCMISGSFVGNLIGMLIGLNSDVGGVGFAMLLLLFVTNSKKISEKLPKGSSEGLTFWREMFIPVIIAMTASQNVYHAISGGALAIVAGIAAVVLSFAMVPVLAKIKSKGGKE; via the coding sequence ATGATTTACGGTGTAGCGTTACTGTCTTTTTGTATGATTTCAGGTTCATTTGTCGGAAATCTAATAGGAATGCTTATCGGACTTAATTCTGACGTTGGCGGTGTTGGTTTTGCGATGTTACTGTTGCTTTTTGTGACCAACTCTAAAAAAATAAGCGAAAAACTTCCTAAAGGAAGTTCGGAAGGGCTTACTTTCTGGAGAGAGATGTTTATTCCTGTTATAATTGCCATGACTGCGTCTCAGAATGTTTATCATGCAATATCAGGAGGAGCACTTGCAATTGTTGCAGGGATTGCTGCTGTTGTTTTATCATTTGCAATGGTTCCTGTTCTTGCTAAGATAAAAAGTAAGGGAGGTAAGGAATAA
- the madM gene encoding malonate transporter subunit MadM yields the protein MLNIIVDLFTKNGLVISFLIVGIISLFSNFVSKKITKGRIHASAIAIFIALILAYIGGAVTGKEKGLSDIAMFAGIGVLGSSSLRDFAIIATSYGAKVSEIKKCGVAGIISVFAGVLVGFIAGAIVAYCFGYHDAVSVATIGAGTVTFVVGPVTGAAVGASSTVIALSIAAGLVKSIMVMLLTPVVAKKIGLDNPQSAMIFGGLMGTTSGTSAGLAATDPKLVPYGAMTATFYTGLGCLLCPSVLYTLTKLILG from the coding sequence ATATTAAATATAATAGTTGATTTGTTTACTAAAAACGGACTTGTTATATCTTTCTTGATTGTGGGAATTATATCATTATTTTCTAATTTTGTTTCTAAAAAAATAACAAAAGGAAGAATTCACGCATCGGCAATTGCTATTTTTATTGCACTTATTCTTGCTTACATAGGAGGAGCTGTTACAGGTAAGGAAAAAGGGCTTTCAGATATTGCGATGTTTGCGGGAATAGGAGTACTTGGAAGTTCTTCTTTAAGAGATTTTGCTATTATAGCAACATCTTACGGAGCAAAAGTTTCAGAAATTAAAAAATGTGGTGTTGCAGGAATTATATCAGTTTTTGCAGGCGTTCTGGTTGGATTTATAGCAGGTGCAATAGTTGCTTACTGCTTTGGTTATCACGATGCAGTCAGCGTTGCAACAATCGGTGCAGGAACGGTTACTTTCGTTGTTGGTCCTGTTACAGGTGCCGCAGTCGGTGCATCTTCAACCGTTATTGCGCTTTCCATTGCTGCAGGGCTTGTTAAATCAATTATGGTTATGCTTTTAACTCCTGTAGTTGCAAAAAAAATAGGGCTTGATAATCCTCAATCGGCTATGATTTTCGGAGGGCTAATGGGAACAACAAGCGGAACAAGTGCAGGACTTGCCGCAACAGACCCGAAATTAGTTCCTTACGGTGCAATGACTGCTACTTTCTATACAGGGCTTGGATGTTTACTTTGCCCATCGGTTTTATATACTTTGACAAAATTAATTTTAGGATAA
- a CDS encoding helix-turn-helix transcriptional regulator encodes MKTIHLKDLYQYEYNICDITLKDSFEEGGIYNCTQSGRMASGFMFFYDMDITHTFKDETKKFQKNDLCYFPKGLKYKSRFSNCLPKRSAVIINFNLIDSFGEDIIFSDNYILISEILKRNFTEYIDELYELISSNKPSALIKAKMYEFLTDMSISSGRQLVPEKYKKVLTAISYIEKNYHKNITVKDVAENSLISETHLRRLFKEYTGNSPLSYINKLKINKATTMLKNGEHKIYEVASAIGIEDAAYFSWFYKNKTGISPKDVL; translated from the coding sequence TTGAAGACAATACACCTGAAAGATTTATATCAGTACGAATATAATATTTGTGATATTACGTTAAAAGACTCTTTTGAAGAAGGCGGAATTTATAATTGTACCCAGAGTGGCAGAATGGCAAGTGGGTTTATGTTTTTTTATGATATGGATATTACCCATACTTTTAAAGACGAAACTAAAAAATTTCAAAAAAATGATTTATGTTATTTCCCGAAAGGACTAAAATATAAATCACGGTTTTCAAACTGTCTGCCAAAAAGAAGCGCTGTAATTATAAATTTTAACCTTATAGACTCTTTTGGTGAGGATATTATTTTTTCCGACAATTATATCCTTATATCAGAAATCTTAAAAAGAAATTTTACAGAATATATTGATGAACTCTATGAACTTATTTCATCCAACAAACCGAGTGCCTTAATCAAGGCAAAAATGTATGAATTTCTAACTGATATGTCTATAAGTTCAGGAAGGCAGCTTGTGCCTGAAAAATATAAAAAAGTTCTTACAGCCATCTCCTATATAGAAAAAAATTATCATAAAAATATAACTGTCAAGGACGTAGCGGAAAATTCTCTTATTTCGGAAACCCATTTAAGAAGACTTTTTAAAGAATACACGGGTAATTCGCCACTTAGTTATATTAATAAACTTAAAATCAACAAAGCAACAACAATGTTAAAAAACGGAGAACATAAAATATATGAGGTCGCAAGTGCAATCGGCATTGAAGATGCGGCATATTTCAGTTGGTTTTATAAAAATAAAACAGGAATTTCTCCCAAAGATGTCTTATAG
- a CDS encoding calcium/sodium antiporter gives MNYLLLLVGFVLLVKGADFFVDGSSSLAKRLKIPAIVIGLTIVAFGTSAPEAAVSISASLQGSNGIVIGNVVGSNIFNLLMVVGTCALIKPFKVEKKVMDSEFSMSIYASLLLLVVGLDSVLNGRANVVDRTEGIFLTVFIILFCVSQVKNALKGRNESLEDKDEEEFKLLSLPKTFVYIIGGLCAIIFGGDLVVDSASAIAKSFGVSDHLIGLTIVAIGTSLPELVTSVIAAIKGESDLALGNVIGSNIFNIFFILGLAGLISPFEITGFAVSDTVILIAVSVLFYLITRFTKGVKRWHGALYVLMYIMFTVYIMIR, from the coding sequence ATGAATTATTTATTACTTTTAGTTGGTTTTGTATTGCTGGTAAAGGGTGCAGATTTTTTTGTTGACGGGAGTTCCTCGCTGGCAAAAAGGCTTAAAATTCCTGCAATAGTTATAGGCCTTACAATAGTTGCTTTCGGAACAAGCGCACCAGAAGCGGCTGTTAGTATTAGTGCATCTTTGCAGGGAAGTAACGGAATTGTTATCGGTAACGTAGTTGGATCCAATATTTTTAATCTTTTAATGGTTGTCGGAACCTGTGCTTTAATTAAACCTTTTAAAGTTGAAAAGAAAGTTATGGATTCTGAATTTTCTATGTCGATTTATGCATCTCTGTTGCTTTTGGTTGTTGGACTTGACAGTGTGTTAAACGGCAGAGCAAATGTTGTTGACAGGACTGAAGGTATATTTTTAACTGTATTTATAATTTTATTCTGCGTATCTCAAGTTAAAAATGCCTTAAAAGGAAGAAATGAATCCCTTGAAGACAAAGATGAGGAAGAATTCAAACTGTTATCTCTTCCAAAAACTTTTGTATATATTATAGGTGGACTTTGCGCGATTATTTTCGGAGGAGATTTAGTGGTCGATTCTGCATCGGCTATTGCAAAAAGTTTTGGTGTTTCTGACCATTTAATCGGTCTTACAATTGTTGCTATCGGTACATCTTTACCTGAACTTGTTACAAGTGTTATTGCCGCAATTAAAGGCGAAAGCGATCTGGCGCTTGGCAATGTTATTGGTTCCAACATATTTAATATATTCTTTATACTTGGACTTGCAGGACTTATAAGTCCGTTTGAAATAACCGGTTTTGCAGTAAGTGACACTGTTATTTTAATTGCTGTAAGCGTACTATTCTATTTGATTACAAGATTTACAAAAGGTGTTAAAAGATGGCACGGAGCATTATACGTGCTTATGTATATAATGTTTACTGTGTATATTATGATAAGATAA
- a CDS encoding SGNH/GDSL hydrolase family protein, with protein MENLLFKKTIIWNGDSICAGSEISGNWSKRIAKNNEMICKNYAVGGGTIAQGFPICQGGEIRHSVLKTIDTMYEEYPDADFIVFEGGTNDADLIERGDGADLSLGSVDFNDFSGNYKLSTFAGCLETLFYKALKYWNGKKICYIVAQKMGTHPLQLRRRRDYFDMAVKICKKWGIPYVDLWEGCYLNPTLSWMYNPEKTPDENSMENKCYYIDGQHLTGRGYDVTSEIIEKFLSRL; from the coding sequence ATGGAAAATTTATTATTTAAAAAAACAATTATATGGAACGGAGACTCGATATGTGCAGGTTCGGAAATATCGGGCAACTGGTCAAAAAGAATTGCCAAAAACAATGAAATGATTTGTAAAAATTATGCTGTCGGTGGCGGAACAATTGCTCAAGGTTTCCCTATATGCCAAGGCGGTGAAATCAGACATTCGGTTCTTAAAACTATAGATACAATGTATGAAGAATATCCTGATGCTGATTTTATAGTTTTTGAAGGCGGAACTAATGATGCCGACCTTATAGAAAGAGGCGACGGCGCTGACCTTTCACTAGGCTCTGTTGATTTTAATGATTTTAGCGGAAATTATAAATTATCAACTTTTGCAGGTTGTCTTGAAACCTTGTTTTATAAAGCATTAAAATACTGGAACGGCAAAAAAATCTGCTATATTGTTGCTCAGAAAATGGGCACACATCCTCTTCAGTTAAGAAGGAGAAGAGATTATTTTGATATGGCAGTTAAAATTTGTAAAAAATGGGGTATTCCATACGTAGATTTATGGGAAGGTTGTTACCTTAATCCAACTCTTTCATGGATGTATAATCCTGAAAAAACACCTGATGAAAACAGTATGGAAAATAAATGCTACTATATAGATGGTCAGCATTTAACAGGCAGAGGGTATGATGTAACTTCTGAAATTATAGAAAAATTTCTTAGTAGACTTTAA
- a CDS encoding DUF4430 domain-containing protein, with the protein MKLKKILLLILSVILMLSFSGCTVINNDALNESDGTVKEFTFTAFFPDGTHKTYELKSDMNTVGDVLIKEGIISGEKGAYGLYVKKVCDVTLDADKDKMYWAFYVNDSYATSGVDTTKIEEGFKYSFKAEKI; encoded by the coding sequence ATGAAACTTAAGAAAATATTGTTGCTGATTTTAAGTGTTATTTTAATGTTATCTTTTTCGGGGTGTACCGTTATAAATAATGATGCATTAAATGAAAGTGACGGAACAGTTAAAGAATTTACATTTACTGCCTTTTTTCCTGACGGAACCCATAAAACTTATGAATTAAAAAGTGATATGAATACTGTGGGGGATGTCTTGATTAAAGAAGGTATTATATCAGGTGAAAAAGGAGCTTACGGTCTCTATGTAAAAAAAGTTTGTGATGTGACACTTGATGCAGATAAAGATAAGATGTACTGGGCATTTTATGTAAACGATAGTTACGCAACAAGTGGTGTTGACACAACTAAAATAGAGGAAGGTTTCAAATATTCGTTTAAGGCAGAAAAGATATGA
- a CDS encoding ECF transporter S component, protein MILMSLFMAIILIMAFTPNLGYIPLGVTRATIIHIPVIVGSIILGPLPGAFLGFVFGVTSLINNTINPTVTSFCFSPFYTFMGINGGFLSLVICFVPRILVGIVPYYIVKLLKKINYNLSLILAGLLGSLTNTLFVMNMIFIFFKEEYSLAKEIAVDTLYNVILSVIAINGVPEAIVASILTLFLIKAINKIYNRG, encoded by the coding sequence ATGATTTTAATGTCGCTTTTTATGGCGATTATACTTATTATGGCTTTTACACCTAATTTAGGATATATTCCTTTAGGGGTTACAAGAGCGACTATTATACACATTCCTGTTATAGTCGGTTCTATTATTTTAGGCCCATTACCGGGTGCTTTTTTGGGGTTTGTTTTTGGTGTAACAAGTTTAATAAATAATACTATAAACCCAACTGTCACATCTTTTTGTTTTTCTCCTTTTTATACTTTTATGGGAATAAACGGTGGATTTTTAAGCCTTGTTATATGCTTTGTTCCAAGAATTTTAGTGGGTATTGTGCCTTATTATATTGTGAAACTTCTTAAAAAGATAAACTATAATTTATCACTTATCTTAGCAGGACTTTTAGGCTCGCTTACAAATACACTTTTTGTTATGAATATGATATTTATATTCTTTAAAGAAGAGTATTCTTTAGCAAAGGAAATAGCAGTAGATACGTTATATAACGTTATTTTATCCGTTATTGCAATTAACGGAGTTCCCGAAGCAATTGTTGCTTCAATTCTTACTTTGTTTTTAATAAAAGCAATAAATAAAATATATAATAGAGGTTAA
- a CDS encoding metallophosphoesterase yields the protein MKIYIASNAQPDLSDNSHISNSGKEQAKYLGMYISHLGFKGNIYSVGGFLVSETAKIIADITGATIVLCENDFDKIKNLEFNEDVMFVGDNDAVIKMTEFFGISGKKREVSNCSFSMIDTDGIMDKRYLDNAHLPYKLRTFNDISQYEIDKKRTQDIIENHLNIPDKLVKSKETKILHIGDTGSYSYPYYKELIDKTKPDIIIHTGDFVDEVKAGRMINTENEYEEGVKNLADIILSSTASEVYIVRGNNDVESVIRKHFPLAKILEPNTTIDLCGISCTFGHSHFEAENPAQWYFYGHGFTGENWSEEMNDIKNGVCKFNAARNPSVIIMPERERFLFPSLEV from the coding sequence ATGAAAATATATATAGCAAGTAATGCACAACCTGATTTATCAGATAATAGTCATATCAGTAATTCAGGGAAAGAACAGGCAAAATATCTTGGAATGTACATAAGCCATCTTGGTTTTAAAGGGAATATATACTCAGTTGGTGGCTTTTTAGTATCAGAAACAGCAAAGATAATAGCTGATATTACCGGTGCTACTATTGTTTTATGTGAAAATGATTTTGACAAAATAAAAAATCTTGAATTTAACGAAGATGTTATGTTTGTCGGGGATAACGACGCAGTTATTAAAATGACAGAGTTTTTTGGTATCTCAGGTAAAAAAAGAGAAGTGTCCAACTGCTCATTTTCGATGATTGATACAGACGGAATAATGGATAAGAGGTATCTTGATAACGCTCATCTTCCATATAAACTTAGAACTTTTAATGATATTTCGCAGTATGAAATTGATAAAAAAAGAACGCAGGATATAATTGAAAATCACCTTAATATTCCCGATAAATTGGTTAAATCCAAAGAAACGAAAATTCTTCACATCGGGGATACTGGCTCTTATTCTTACCCTTATTATAAAGAACTTATAGATAAAACAAAACCTGATATTATAATACATACCGGAGATTTTGTTGACGAAGTTAAGGCAGGAAGAATGATTAACACTGAAAATGAATATGAAGAAGGCGTTAAGAATCTGGCAGATATCATTTTATCATCAACTGCAAGTGAAGTATATATAGTGCGTGGCAATAATGATGTTGAATCTGTTATAAGAAAGCATTTTCCTTTAGCAAAAATATTGGAGCCAAATACCACAATAGATTTATGCGGAATTTCCTGCACTTTCGGACATAGCCATTTTGAGGCTGAAAATCCTGCACAGTGGTATTTTTACGGGCATGGATTTACAGGTGAAAACTGGTCGGAAGAAATGAATGATATTAAAAATGGCGTGTGCAAATTTAATGCCGCAAGAAATCCGTCGGTTATCATAATGCCTGAAAGAGAAAGGTTTTTATTCCCGTCTCTCGAAGTATAA
- a CDS encoding TIGR00282 family metallophosphoesterase, protein MKNILVIGDVVGRAGRELIFEKLKDIKNEYNIDFTIVNGENATTGNGITEKYAYMLLDAGADCITLGNHAFDKKDLNNMLNTSTKIVRPLNVNPDLPGDGVAVFDIGDYKIAVINLLGNVFIEGADSNPFTVLDKAVKNIERKHGRCNIIVDFHAEATSEKQALGYYMDGKITALFGTHTHVQTNDIKILKNGTGYITDVGMTGAEYSVIGLDKDIAVKRFAEGEKGKFKWSDISPMINGCVFTIDERIGKTVSVKSIYKRYGEN, encoded by the coding sequence ATGAAAAATATTTTAGTAATAGGTGATGTTGTAGGCAGAGCCGGGCGAGAGCTTATTTTTGAAAAACTTAAAGATATAAAAAATGAATATAACATTGATTTTACAATAGTAAACGGAGAAAATGCTACAACAGGTAACGGTATAACCGAAAAATATGCATATATGCTTTTAGATGCAGGGGCTGACTGCATAACGCTTGGCAATCACGCGTTTGATAAAAAGGACCTTAATAATATGCTTAATACATCAACTAAAATTGTAAGGCCTCTTAACGTTAATCCTGACCTTCCGGGTGACGGTGTGGCAGTTTTTGATATAGGAGATTATAAAATCGCCGTTATAAATCTTCTTGGCAATGTTTTTATTGAAGGGGCTGATTCAAATCCGTTTACAGTATTAGATAAAGCAGTAAAAAATATAGAGAGAAAACATGGGCGTTGTAATATTATAGTTGATTTTCACGCCGAGGCAACAAGTGAAAAACAAGCATTAGGTTATTATATGGACGGGAAAATTACAGCACTGTTTGGCACTCATACCCATGTTCAGACTAATGATATAAAAATATTAAAAAACGGAACAGGATATATAACTGATGTAGGAATGACAGGAGCCGAATACTCTGTTATAGGACTTGATAAAGATATTGCTGTTAAAAGATTTGCAGAAGGTGAAAAAGGCAAATTCAAGTGGTCGGACATTTCGCCTATGATAAACGGATGTGTTTTTACGATTGATGAAAGAATAGGCAAAACTGTTTCGGTAAAATCAATATATAAAAGATACGGAGAAAATTAG
- a CDS encoding four helix bundle protein: protein MDNNIIADKSKKFAIRIVNLYKILVYDKNETVMSKQLLRSGTSIGANIAEAVCSISKKDFLSKMYIAFKECSETGYWIELLYETKFVNYEEYVSIYGDCTELKRILSSITKTAKEKMDN from the coding sequence ATGGATAATAATATCATAGCAGATAAGAGTAAAAAATTTGCTATTCGAATTGTTAATTTATATAAAATTTTAGTTTATGATAAAAATGAAACAGTTATGTCTAAACAATTATTAAGAAGCGGAACAAGTATAGGCGCTAATATAGCAGAAGCTGTCTGTTCAATTAGTAAAAAAGATTTTTTATCTAAAATGTATATTGCTTTTAAAGAATGTTCTGAAACAGGATATTGGATTGAGTTATTATATGAAACAAAATTTGTAAATTACGAGGAATATGTTTCAATTTATGGTGATTGCACGGAACTTAAAAGAATTTTATCGTCTATTACAAAAACTGCTAAAGAAAAAATGGATAATTAG
- a CDS encoding nitroreductase: MEIFDIIKRRRTIRLFLKKPVEKEKIDIMLEGARLAPSGANIQPVKYIAVTDKEYCDKLFPLTKWAGYTAPKGAPTKETSPTAYIIVLIDEDLRKDGDNDACYASENIVLIAESMGIGSCILGSVQRSEIKELFNISDNLRIHTVIALGYPKQKSSYFDLEDSVKYYVDENNDLHVPKRKIEEIVSYF; the protein is encoded by the coding sequence ATGGAAATTTTTGATATAATTAAAAGAAGAAGAACAATTCGACTGTTTTTAAAAAAGCCGGTTGAAAAAGAAAAGATTGATATAATGTTAGAGGGGGCTCGTCTTGCGCCGTCAGGAGCAAATATTCAGCCTGTTAAATATATTGCGGTAACTGATAAAGAGTACTGCGATAAACTTTTTCCTCTTACCAAGTGGGCAGGTTATACTGCACCAAAAGGCGCACCGACTAAAGAAACATCTCCGACTGCTTACATAATTGTTCTTATTGACGAAGATTTAAGAAAAGACGGGGATAATGATGCTTGTTATGCAAGTGAAAATATAGTCTTAATTGCAGAAAGTATGGGGATTGGCTCTTGTATTTTAGGGTCAGTTCAAAGATCTGAAATTAAAGAATTATTTAATATTTCTGATAATTTAAGGATTCATACTGTTATTGCTCTTGGCTATCCAAAGCAAAAATCTTCTTATTTTGATTTAGAAGACAGTGTAAAATACTACGTTGATGAAAATAATGATTTACATGTGCCTAAAAGAAAAATCGAAGAAATAGTTTCGTATTTTTGA
- a CDS encoding co-chaperone GroES — MKTLKPYLDKVVIKMVETEETTASGIVLPGNAKEKPQMAEVIAVGPGGIVDGKEVAMFVEVGDKVIINKYAGTEVKLDKEEYTIVKQSDILAKVEF, encoded by the coding sequence ATGAAGACATTAAAACCATACCTTGACAAAGTGGTCATTAAAATGGTAGAAACTGAAGAAACAACCGCAAGTGGAATTGTTTTACCGGGTAATGCTAAAGAAAAACCTCAGATGGCAGAAGTTATTGCTGTTGGTCCCGGTGGGATTGTTGACGGAAAAGAAGTTGCAATGTTTGTTGAAGTAGGCGATAAAGTTATTATCAACAAATATGCCGGAACTGAAGTAAAACTTGATAAAGAAGAATATACAATCGTTAAACAATCAGACATTTTAGCTAAAGTAGAATTTTAA
- the groL gene encoding chaperonin GroEL, translating to MAKQICYGEDARKKLESGINQLADTVKITLGPKGRNVVLEKKFGAPLITNDGVTIAKEVELEDPFENMGAQLVKEVATKTNDVAGDGTTTATVLAQALVREGLKNIAAGANPMIVKKGIQKAVDTAVKEIVKNSKKVNGKEDIARVASISAADETIGTLIAEAMEKVSTDGVITVEESKTAETYSEVVEGMQFDRGYISPYMVTDTEKMEAVIDDALILITDKKISNIQDILPLLEQIVQQGKKLIIVAEDIEGEALSTLIVNRLRGTFIVVGVKAPGFGDRRKEMLQDIAILTGGQVISEELGYELKDTTIDMLGKAGQVKVQKENTIIVNGNGNAENIQARIAQIKAQIEETTSEFDREKLQERLAKLAGGVAVIKVGAATETEMKEMKLRIEDALAATKAAVEEGIVAGGGTALINAIPSVEKLISETLGDEKTGINIVAKALEEPVKQIAKNAGLEGAVIIEKILSSDVNVGFNALKEEYVNMIEAGIVDPTKVTRSALQNAASVASMVLTTESLVADIPQPEAPAPQMPGGGMGMY from the coding sequence ATGGCTAAACAAATTTGTTACGGAGAAGACGCTAGAAAAAAATTGGAATCAGGCATAAATCAACTTGCCGACACAGTTAAAATAACATTAGGTCCTAAAGGCAGAAATGTAGTTTTAGAAAAGAAATTCGGCGCACCATTAATTACTAATGATGGTGTTACAATTGCAAAAGAAGTAGAACTTGAAGACCCATTTGAAAATATGGGTGCTCAACTTGTTAAAGAAGTTGCAACAAAAACTAATGATGTTGCAGGTGACGGTACTACTACTGCTACTGTTCTTGCTCAGGCGCTTGTAAGAGAAGGTCTTAAAAACATTGCTGCAGGTGCAAACCCTATGATAGTTAAAAAGGGTATTCAAAAAGCAGTTGACACCGCAGTTAAGGAAATTGTTAAAAACTCTAAAAAAGTTAATGGTAAAGAAGATATAGCAAGAGTTGCATCAATTTCTGCTGCTGACGAAACAATTGGAACTTTAATTGCAGAAGCAATGGAAAAAGTATCAACTGACGGTGTTATTACAGTTGAAGAATCAAAAACTGCCGAAACATATTCGGAAGTAGTTGAAGGTATGCAGTTTGACAGAGGGTATATCTCGCCTTATATGGTTACTGATACTGAAAAAATGGAAGCAGTAATTGACGATGCTTTAATTTTGATTACAGATAAGAAAATTTCAAATATCCAGGATATCCTTCCACTTTTAGAACAAATTGTTCAACAAGGTAAAAAACTAATTATAGTTGCAGAAGACATTGAAGGTGAAGCATTATCAACTCTTATTGTTAACAGATTAAGAGGAACATTTATTGTTGTAGGTGTTAAAGCACCAGGCTTTGGCGACAGAAGAAAAGAAATGCTTCAGGATATAGCAATTCTTACAGGCGGTCAGGTTATTTCCGAAGAATTAGGTTATGAACTTAAAGATACAACTATTGATATGTTAGGTAAAGCAGGTCAGGTTAAAGTTCAGAAAGAAAACACTATTATAGTTAATGGTAATGGAAATGCCGAAAATATTCAGGCAAGAATTGCACAAATCAAAGCGCAAATTGAGGAAACAACATCAGAATTTGACAGAGAAAAACTTCAGGAAAGACTTGCCAAACTTGCAGGCGGTGTTGCAGTAATCAAAGTTGGTGCTGCTACCGAAACTGAAATGAAAGAAATGAAATTAAGAATTGAAGACGCACTTGCTGCTACAAAAGCCGCAGTTGAAGAAGGTATTGTTGCAGGGGGCGGAACTGCTCTTATAAATGCAATTCCATCAGTTGAAAAGTTAATTTCTGAAACTTTAGGCGATGAAAAAACAGGTATTAACATTGTTGCAAAAGCATTGGAAGAACCTGTTAAACAAATTGCTAAAAATGCAGGTTTAGAAGGTGCAGTTATAATCGAAAAGATTTTATCAAGCGATGTAAATGTAGGATTTAATGCACTTAAAGAAGAATATGTTAATATGATTGAAGCGGGTATAGTTGACCCTACAAAAGTTACACGTTCAGCTCTTCAAAATGCTGCTTCAGTTGCATCAATGGTTCTTACAACTGAAAGCCTTGTTGCTGATATCCCTCAACCTGAAGCACCAGCACCACAAATGCCGGGCGGCGGAATGGGAATGTATTAA
- a CDS encoding diaminopimelate dehydrogenase, with the protein MTIRIGILGYGNLGKGVEYAIGQNSDMELKYVFTRRNPENVNIITKTASVKHIDSILDYKDEIDVLILCGGSATDLPTQTPLYAKYFNVIDSFDTHAKIPEHFSNTDKASKEAGKISIISVGWDPGMFSLNRLYASAILPSGKDYTFWGKGVSQGHSDAIRRIDGVIDAKQYTIPIDAAIEEVKKGTYPTLSTGEKHYRECFVVVRDDADKEKIESEIKNMPNYFADYNTIVHFVSQEVLDKEHGGIPHGGKVIRTGTTGENGKNTHTIEYSLNLDSNPEFTASVIVSYARAAYRLYKNNETGARTVFDIAPKLLSQKSYEEIISEML; encoded by the coding sequence ATGACAATTAGAATAGGTATTTTAGGATACGGAAATTTAGGTAAAGGCGTTGAATACGCTATAGGTCAAAATTCCGATATGGAACTTAAATATGTTTTCACAAGAAGAAATCCCGAAAATGTTAATATAATTACAAAAACAGCTTCGGTAAAACACATTGACTCTATTTTAGATTATAAAGATGAGATAGATGTTTTAATACTTTGCGGAGGAAGTGCAACAGACTTACCAACACAAACTCCTCTTTATGCAAAATATTTCAATGTGATTGACAGTTTTGACACTCATGCAAAAATTCCCGAACATTTTTCAAATACTGACAAAGCGTCAAAAGAAGCAGGAAAAATAAGCATCATTTCAGTGGGATGGGATCCCGGTATGTTCTCTCTTAACCGTCTTTACGCATCAGCAATTTTACCATCAGGAAAAGATTATACATTCTGGGGAAAAGGCGTAAGTCAGGGACATTCTGATGCGATAAGAAGAATTGACGGAGTAATTGATGCAAAGCAATATACAATTCCGATAGATGCTGCTATCGAAGAAGTTAAAAAAGGCACATATCCTACTCTTTCTACAGGCGAGAAACATTACAGAGAATGTTTTGTTGTAGTAAGAGATGATGCTGACAAAGAAAAAATAGAATCAGAAATCAAAAATATGCCTAACTATTTTGCAGATTACAATACAATTGTTCATTTTGTATCTCAGGAAGTTTTAGACAAAGAACACGGGGGAATCCCTCACGGCGGAAAAGTTATAAGAACAGGTACGACAGGGGAAAATGGCAAGAATACTCATACTATTGAATACAGCCTTAATCTTGACTCCAACCCTGAATTTACTGCCAGCGTTATTGTTTCGTATGCAAGAGCTGCATATAGACTTTATAAAAACAATGAAACAGGTGCCAGAACAGTATTTGATATCGCACCTAAACTGTTATCACAAAAATCATATGAAGAAATTATAAGCGAAATGTTGTAA